The Papaver somniferum cultivar HN1 unplaced genomic scaffold, ASM357369v1 unplaced-scaffold_107, whole genome shotgun sequence genome includes a region encoding these proteins:
- the LOC113327779 gene encoding pentatricopeptide repeat-containing protein At1g63400-like, with the protein METEYGFSLFGSVLKRGYDLDRITFSNLKEGLCLKERIQSAAKLFEKMIERGVRPNAITCGTIITGLVSAGELDHAVELLRKMVKQNCEANIVCYGMIIDELCKRGSVEEAMNVFSEMLDDSNIVPNVIVYSSLINGLCSSGRVGEAVRVFDSMSSRGVSANIYTYTSLINGLCRRGLWKEAIRYYNEMVGIGISPSVVTFNVLIDSLSKQGKVEEASKIFDEMIKIRTEPDVYTYNSLMLGLCSTGKIEEARRLFDSMTGKGLEQNDYSFNLLINGYCKRSRLDEAIQLFRKMQKMGLKPDQVTYNTLLDGLCKAGKVTTALTMFSEMQSYGVSPDIVTYNALMIGLCKAGNTEKARELFFELPKKGLSADVVSYTTIINGLCKEGMLIEAEKLINEMKNKG; encoded by the coding sequence ATGGAAACTGAGTATGGGTTCAGCTTGTTTGGTAGTGTTCTGAAGAGGGGATATGATCTTGATAGGATCACTTTCAGTAATTTGAAAGAGGGGTTGTGTTTGAAGGAAAGGATTCAGTCTGCAGCTAAACTATTTGAGAAAATGATTGAAAGAGGAGTTCGACCGAATGCCATCACATGTGGTACGATAATAACTGGGCTTGTTAGTGCTGGTGAATTAGATCATGCTGTTGAATTGCTGAGGAAGATGGTTAAACAGAATTGTGAAGCTAATATTGTTTGTTATGGTATGATCATAGACGAGCTATGCAAAAGAGGATCAGTTGAGGAGGCTATGAATGTGTTTTCTGAAATGTTAGATGATTCGAATATTGTACCAAATGTCATTGTTTATAGCTCTCTCATTAACGGGCTTTGCAGTTCTGGTAGGGTAGGTGAAGCAGTTAGAGTCTTCGACAGCATGTCTAGTCGAGGAGTTTCTGCGAATATATATACTTACACTTCTCTAATCAACGGACTTTGCAGGCGTGGGTTATGGAAGGAAGCAATAAGATATTACAATGAAATGGTGGGGATTGGGATTTCTCCCAGTGTAGTTACATTTAATGTGTTAATAGATTCTCTGAGTAAACAAGGAAAGGTGGAAGAAGCTTCCAAGATATTTGATGAGATGATTAAGATACGGACAGAACCTGATGTTTATACTTATAATTCCCTGATGCTAGGTCTGTGTTCGACAGGTAAGATAGAGGAGGCACGCAGACTCTTTGACTCGATGACAGGTAAGGGCCTTGAACAAAATGATTACAGCTTCAATTTGTTGATTAATGGATACTGCAAGAGGTCTCGgttggatgaagctattcaaCTGTTCAGAAAAATGCAAAAAATGGGATTGAAACCCGACCAAGTTACCTATAATACATTACTAGATGGACTATGCAAGGCCGGAAAAGTTACTACAGCACTTACCATGTTCAGTGAGATGCAATCATATGGAGTATCTCCGGATATAGTTACATATAATGCACTGATGATTGGGTTGTGCAAAGCTGGAAACACTGAGAAGGCAAGAGAATTGTTTTTTGAACTCCCGAAGAAAGGATTATCTGCGGACGTTGTATCATATACCACTATCATCAATGGCTTGTGCAAAGAAGGAATGCTTATTGAAGCTGAAAAATTGATCAATGAGATGAAAAATAAAGGGTGA
- the LOC113328081 gene encoding uncharacterized protein LOC113328081, whose protein sequence is MSTKPIISSSSSPSLSFSTSPSLSSSIITRSPYSDVPFAQLQNAITAKLEGSNYLLWKAQFLPFLQGYDLGKFVNGSHNCPPVLTPEGTPNPLFAHWIHRDKLILGWIFSTLTQPILAKVHTCVSSAEAWASLDKFFASKTEANLLHLKRELQHIKKGNQTMVDYLARAKQLYDDIVAVGHTIS, encoded by the coding sequence ATGTCCACTAAACCTATTATCTCTTCTTCAAGCTCTCCTAGTTTATCTTTTTCAACCTCTCCTAGTTTATCTTCTTCAATCATTACACGTTCACCATATTCCGATGTACCATTTGCCCAGCTTCAAAATGCTATTACAGCAAAACTTGAAGGATCCAATTATCTGTTATGGAAGGCACAATTTCTTCCCTTTCTCCAGGGCTATGACCTTGGAAAATTTGTTAATGGTTCACACAACTGTCCACCTGTTCTAACTCCTGAAGGAACACCAAACCCATTATTCGCTCACTGGATCCATAGGGATAAACTCATTCTTGGATGGATTTTCTCAACCCTCACCCAACCCATTCTTGCCAAAGTTCACACATGTGTTTCATCTGCTGAAGCATGGGCATCTCTTGACAAGTTCTTTGCTTCTAAAACAGAAGCAAATCTGCTCCACTTAAAACGGGAACTACAGCACATCAAGAAAGGAAATCAAACCATGGTTGATTATCTTGCTCGTGCAAAACAACTTTATGATGATATTGTTGCTGTTGGACATACCATATCATAA
- the LOC113328082 gene encoding 17.1 kDa class II heat shock protein-like encodes MATAPTEMVNSYVFLIDLSGKEMSNDEIKVKVEGDRTLIVSYLSSVYGPVGISFFWQTKKFDLPKYANLDAISAISHNETLFVTVNKVNRVMTERTIKVTKVEI; translated from the coding sequence ATGGCGACTGCTCCAACGGAAATGGTAAACTCGTACGTGTTCCTCATAGACTTGAGTGGCAAGGAAATGAGCAATGATGAGATCAAAGTTAAGGTTGAGGGTGATAGAACTCTTATCGTCAGTTACTTAAGTTCGGTTTATGGTCCAGTTGGTATATCCTTCTTTTGGCAAACAAAGAAGTTTGATCTCCCTAAATATGCAAACTTGGACGCAATCTCAGCTATTTCTCATAATGAGACGTTATTTGTTACTGTGAACAAGGTAAATCGGGTAATGACAGAAAGAACTATCAAGGTTACAAAGGTGGAGATTTGA